A genomic region of Rhodanobacter sp. contains the following coding sequences:
- the galU gene encoding UTP--glucose-1-phosphate uridylyltransferase GalU: MSKPLRKVVFPVAGLGTRFLPATKVVAKEMLPVLDKPLIQYAVDEAVDAGADTLIFVTNRYKHAIADYFDKAYELEAKLQEKGKDALLALVQGTLPKHVRAIFVTQPEALGLGHAVLCAKPVVGDEPFGVVLPDDLIWNGAGKGALRQMAELGERAGAGVIAVEEVPQNETDKYGIVDATRIDERSAQIRHMVEKPKPADAPSNLAVVGRYVLPGRIFQLLEQTTPGAGGEIQLTDAIDALLKEQGKVLAYRFEGTRFDCGNKAGLVRATMHMALQDPTLAPVVREIAATL, encoded by the coding sequence GTGAGCAAGCCGTTGCGCAAGGTGGTTTTCCCGGTGGCCGGCCTGGGCACGCGTTTCCTGCCCGCCACCAAGGTGGTGGCCAAGGAAATGCTTCCGGTGCTGGACAAGCCGCTGATCCAGTACGCGGTCGACGAGGCCGTGGACGCCGGCGCCGACACCCTGATCTTCGTCACCAACCGCTACAAGCACGCCATCGCCGACTATTTCGACAAGGCCTACGAACTGGAAGCGAAGCTGCAGGAAAAGGGCAAGGACGCCTTGCTGGCGCTGGTGCAGGGCACGCTGCCGAAGCATGTGCGCGCGATCTTCGTCACCCAGCCCGAGGCGCTGGGCCTTGGCCACGCTGTGCTGTGCGCCAAGCCGGTGGTGGGCGACGAGCCGTTCGGCGTGGTGCTGCCGGACGACCTGATCTGGAACGGCGCCGGCAAGGGCGCGCTGCGCCAGATGGCCGAACTCGGCGAGCGCGCGGGCGCGGGCGTGATCGCGGTGGAGGAAGTGCCGCAGAACGAAACCGACAAGTACGGCATCGTCGACGCTACCCGCATCGACGAACGCAGCGCGCAGATCCGCCACATGGTGGAGAAGCCCAAGCCGGCCGACGCGCCGTCGAACCTGGCCGTGGTCGGCCGCTACGTGCTGCCGGGGCGCATCTTCCAGTTGCTGGAACAGACCACGCCGGGCGCCGGCGGCGAAATCCAGCTGACCGATGCCATCGACGCGCTGCTCAAGGAGCAGGGCAAGGTGCTGGCCTACCGCTTCGAGGGCACCCGCTTCGACTGCGGCAACAAGGCCGGCCTGGTGCGCGCCACCATGCACATGGCGTTGCAGGACCCGACCCTGGCGCCGGTGGTGCGCGAGATCGCCGCCACGCTCTGA